In a genomic window of Nodosilinea sp. E11:
- the lepA gene encoding translation elongation factor 4 gives MTEVPVSQIRNFSIIAHIDHGKSTLADRLLQRTGTVSDREMKAQFLDSMDLERERGITIKLQAARMNYKAQDGKDYVLNLIDTPGHVDFSYEVSRSLIACEGALLVVDASQGVEAQTLANVYLALENNLEIIPVLNKIDLPGAEPERIRQEIEDIIGLDCSGAILASAKQGVGIDEILESIVYLVPPPADTVDQPLRALIFDSYYDSYRGVIVYFRVMDGTIRRKDKVRLMASGKEYEIDELGVLAPTQIEVDELHAGEVGYFAASIKAVEDARVGDTITLVQNPAKEALPGYAEAKPMVFCGLFPTVSDQFEELREALEKLRLSDAALQYEPETSSAMGFGFRCGFLGLLHMEIVQERLEREYDLDLITTAPSVIYKVTTIQGEVLEIDNPSTLPDPQAREKIEEPYVQLDMITPEEYVGALMELCQTRRGEFKDMKYLAQGRTTLIYELPLAEVVTDFFDQMKSRSKGYASMEYHLIGYRENHLSRLDILINGDPVDSLASIVHRDKAYYVGKALVEKLKELIPRHQFKIPIQAAIGSRVVASESIPALRKDVLAKCYGGDISRKKKLLQKQAKGKKRLKAIGTVDVPQEAFMAVLKLS, from the coding sequence ATGACAGAGGTTCCCGTCTCTCAGATTCGCAATTTTTCGATTATTGCCCACATTGACCACGGCAAATCGACCTTGGCTGACCGGCTGCTCCAGCGCACTGGTACAGTGAGCGATCGCGAGATGAAAGCTCAGTTCCTCGACAGTATGGATCTAGAGCGAGAGCGGGGCATCACCATCAAGCTCCAGGCCGCCCGCATGAACTACAAGGCCCAGGACGGCAAAGACTACGTGCTCAACTTGATCGACACCCCAGGGCACGTCGATTTTTCCTACGAAGTGTCGCGATCGCTAATCGCCTGCGAAGGGGCGCTGCTGGTGGTCGATGCCTCCCAAGGAGTCGAAGCCCAAACCCTGGCCAACGTCTACCTGGCCCTAGAGAACAACCTCGAAATCATCCCCGTTCTCAACAAAATTGACCTGCCTGGGGCAGAGCCCGAGCGCATTCGACAAGAAATCGAAGACATCATCGGTCTCGATTGCAGCGGTGCCATTCTCGCCTCCGCCAAGCAAGGGGTGGGCATTGACGAAATTTTAGAATCAATTGTCTACCTGGTGCCGCCCCCCGCCGACACCGTCGATCAGCCGCTACGGGCGCTGATCTTCGACAGCTACTACGACAGCTACCGGGGCGTAATCGTCTACTTCCGCGTCATGGATGGCACCATTCGCCGCAAAGACAAAGTGCGGCTGATGGCCTCGGGCAAAGAGTACGAAATCGACGAGTTAGGCGTGCTGGCCCCCACGCAGATCGAGGTCGATGAACTCCACGCTGGAGAAGTAGGCTACTTTGCCGCCTCGATCAAAGCCGTCGAAGATGCCCGCGTGGGCGACACCATTACCCTGGTGCAAAACCCGGCCAAAGAAGCGCTGCCCGGCTACGCCGAAGCCAAGCCGATGGTGTTCTGCGGCCTCTTCCCCACCGTATCCGACCAGTTTGAAGAACTGCGCGAAGCCCTGGAGAAACTGCGTCTCAGCGATGCCGCCCTCCAGTACGAGCCAGAAACCTCTAGCGCCATGGGGTTTGGCTTTCGCTGCGGCTTCTTGGGCCTCTTGCACATGGAAATTGTGCAGGAGCGCCTGGAGCGCGAGTACGACCTCGATCTGATCACCACTGCCCCCTCGGTAATCTACAAGGTCACCACCATTCAGGGCGAGGTGCTCGAAATCGACAACCCCAGCACCCTGCCCGACCCCCAGGCCCGCGAAAAAATTGAAGAGCCCTACGTGCAGCTCGACATGATCACCCCCGAAGAGTATGTGGGTGCCCTAATGGAGCTGTGCCAGACCCGCCGGGGCGAATTTAAAGACATGAAGTATCTGGCCCAAGGCCGCACCACGTTGATCTATGAGTTGCCCCTGGCCGAGGTGGTCACCGACTTTTTTGACCAGATGAAGTCGCGCAGCAAGGGCTATGCCAGCATGGAATACCACCTGATTGGCTACCGCGAAAACCACCTGTCGCGGCTCGATATTTTGATCAACGGCGACCCAGTCGATTCATTGGCCTCGATTGTGCACCGCGACAAGGCCTACTACGTGGGCAAAGCCCTGGTCGAAAAGCTCAAAGAACTGATTCCCCGCCACCAGTTTAAAATCCCCATTCAGGCAGCGATCGGCAGTCGGGTGGTGGCCAGCGAAAGCATTCCGGCTCTGCGCAAAGACGTGCTGGCCAAGTGCTACGGCGGCGACATCTCCCGGAAGAAAAAGCTGCTGCAAAAGCAGGCCAAGGGTAAGAAACGCCTGAAGGCGATCGGCACGGTAGATGTGCCCCAAGAAGCCTTTATGGCCGTCTTGAAACTATCTTAA
- a CDS encoding photosystem II reaction center protein I: MLTLKIVVYLVVAFFVSLFIFGFLSGDPSRNPGRQDMD; this comes from the coding sequence ATGCTGACTCTCAAAATTGTGGTTTATCTTGTAGTCGCCTTCTTCGTATCGCTGTTTATCTTTGGCTTTTTGAGCGGCGACCCCTCCCGCAACCCCGGTCGTCAAGATATGGACTAG
- a CDS encoding DUF3769 domain-containing protein — translation MPLPLILPAVPPAPVLAEVALVSTAAQARRLELPNAALASTDPITATPIDLTGAELLFPLAQNTAPESEPFRPALEIAPALGPETSPETSPETSPAPPASAPLAPEPDPVDLSPEADAPGDEEAAPLPEPADSPLGDANTIRLQADRQTFEPIRQIVTAAGDVLIQFGTGQIAADRLWVNLVNRHVQADGNVLFNRNNQILEGSAATYNLLQGSGVMENGRGELQITTLADDFSDPFSGPAQGDGRPLDYRQQNQGTISQVTSTGRVAVATSDPVSLLEGQTNDVRRLRFESDRLYFDAEGWYADEIRVTNDPFSPPELEFRASNVRLTPINEVNDELVFSDPRLVFNQGLTIPILRRRYVLTRGQLPAEALNPLPTGIGIDGRDRDGLFVEAEFPLPVAGPFNISVAPQFLVSRWLGSSNYNLADPANLGIAVRVDGPLGPRTSATGNVSLAGLDLINFRDRLRGSFRGQHLLGNHRLNLEYSYRDRLFNGSLGFQDVQNSLGMLLESPNITLGNSGINLTYQVSGQYVTANTDRPNLLGPGVGVGLTDLFRVQGAADLSRGFLLWQGQPLPATQTEGLRYSDRPLVPNLQLGVGVRSVVTYYSSDDLQESLEGRISLSGQLGRLQRNTFDYTRFNIGFSRNIIGGDTSPFLFDRTVDQMVLSGGIVQQIYGPFLAGFQTAINLDSGRVIDTNLIFEYRRRAYGLLVSYSPNQDTGFVGFRISTFDWVGRTAPFDADPTTPSEVVVQ, via the coding sequence ATGCCCTTGCCGCTGATTTTGCCTGCTGTGCCCCCCGCCCCAGTGCTGGCCGAAGTTGCGCTGGTGTCGACGGCAGCCCAGGCGCGTCGGCTCGAGCTACCCAATGCCGCCCTCGCCTCTACGGATCCTATCACCGCCACCCCGATAGACCTAACCGGGGCTGAGCTACTGTTCCCCTTAGCCCAGAACACCGCACCCGAATCTGAGCCGTTCCGCCCAGCCCTAGAAATAGCTCCAGCACTAGGCCCAGAAACCAGCCCAGAAACCAGCCCAGAAACCAGCCCAGCACCGCCCGCCTCTGCCCCCCTAGCCCCTGAACCTGACCCCGTAGACCTTAGCCCTGAGGCTGATGCTCCTGGGGACGAGGAGGCCGCTCCGCTCCCCGAGCCCGCCGACTCACCCCTGGGGGACGCTAATACCATTCGTCTGCAAGCCGATCGCCAGACCTTCGAACCCATTCGGCAGATCGTCACCGCCGCAGGCGATGTGCTCATTCAGTTTGGTACGGGTCAGATAGCCGCCGATCGCCTCTGGGTAAATCTGGTCAACCGCCATGTGCAGGCCGACGGCAACGTTCTCTTCAACCGCAACAATCAAATTCTGGAAGGATCTGCGGCCACCTACAACCTGCTGCAAGGTTCAGGGGTGATGGAGAATGGGCGAGGCGAGCTACAGATTACAACCCTCGCCGACGATTTCTCCGATCCCTTTTCTGGCCCAGCCCAGGGCGATGGCCGCCCCCTCGACTACCGACAGCAAAATCAGGGCACCATTTCTCAAGTCACCAGCACTGGCCGAGTGGCGGTGGCGACTAGCGACCCAGTCAGCCTCCTTGAAGGCCAAACCAACGATGTGCGACGGCTGCGGTTTGAGAGCGATCGCCTCTATTTTGATGCCGAGGGCTGGTATGCCGATGAAATCAGGGTGACCAACGACCCGTTTTCGCCGCCAGAACTAGAGTTCAGGGCCAGTAATGTACGGCTCACCCCAATCAATGAGGTCAATGACGAACTGGTCTTCTCAGATCCTCGTCTAGTGTTCAACCAGGGATTGACTATTCCTATCCTCAGACGACGCTACGTGCTCACCCGAGGGCAGTTGCCGGCAGAGGCGCTCAACCCGCTACCCACGGGCATTGGCATTGATGGCCGCGATCGCGACGGACTGTTTGTCGAAGCCGAATTTCCACTGCCGGTGGCCGGGCCGTTTAATATCTCGGTGGCACCGCAGTTTTTGGTGTCACGCTGGCTGGGCAGCTCAAACTATAACCTGGCCGACCCAGCCAACCTTGGCATTGCGGTCAGGGTTGATGGTCCCCTGGGGCCACGCACCTCGGCCACCGGCAACGTGAGCTTGGCTGGCCTCGACCTCATTAACTTTAGAGATCGCCTGCGGGGCAGCTTTCGGGGGCAGCACCTACTGGGCAACCACCGTCTAAATTTGGAGTACAGCTACCGCGATCGCCTATTTAACGGCTCTCTGGGCTTTCAGGACGTACAAAACAGCCTGGGTATGTTGCTCGAATCGCCCAACATCACCCTGGGCAACAGCGGCATTAACCTCACTTACCAAGTCTCAGGGCAGTATGTCACCGCCAACACCGATCGCCCTAACTTGCTCGGTCCTGGGGTTGGTGTAGGGCTCACCGATCTATTTCGGGTACAGGGAGCTGCCGATTTAAGCCGAGGCTTTTTACTCTGGCAAGGCCAACCGCTGCCGGCGACTCAAACCGAAGGGCTACGCTACTCCGATCGGCCACTGGTGCCTAATCTCCAACTCGGAGTGGGCGTGCGCAGCGTCGTCACGTACTACAGCAGCGACGATCTGCAAGAGTCGCTCGAAGGCAGAATATCGCTATCGGGGCAGCTTGGTCGCCTGCAGCGCAACACCTTCGACTACACCCGATTCAATATTGGCTTTAGCCGCAACATTATTGGCGGCGACACGTCCCCCTTTCTATTCGACAGAACTGTTGACCAAATGGTTTTATCGGGAGGTATTGTTCAGCAGATCTATGGGCCATTTCTGGCGGGCTTTCAAACCGCCATTAACCTTGACAGCGGCCGTGTCATCGACACCAACTTAATCTTTGAATACCGCCGTCGTGCCTACGGGCTGCTGGTCAGTTACAGCCCGAACCAAGACACCGGCTTTGTCGGGTTTCGCATTAGCACCTTCGACTGGGTAGGGCGTACGGCTCCCTTCGATGCTGACCCCACTACCCCCAGCGAGGTGGTGGTGCAGTAG
- a CDS encoding ATP-binding protein produces MRSRRSFRTLAAAGEMAPGEPVSAWMMVLSPSGIVESIQTLGASVLPPALTATWVGRSLAEVVAFTTPYALGHALSRLATQSEPVQLSGRCPLGSHSLDVQWVLQPLLGLDGKLFRIAATGYLADLNGLADSLWLRAVAPAAVAPESASEICTQLQTYSPRLNQITRNVRWTLDLEIIRQQTVEGLGDLFEVDRCLVCSCAVAPNTAPEAVTVAAEYVKFNDLPTCQGQVWLLAETPCLSAAVQAPVGVIPPRQPADPSIVAVATRYQNTINGFIVLHDRPTRVWTEVELNLLVDLADQVGTAIAHATLFSESHALAIKLQQANASLMEKQREFQEARRQAEEARQQAEEASRLKSEFLANTSHELRTPLNGMIGFLKLVLDGMADDPAEQEEFIEEAHKSAIHLLQLINDVLDIAKIEAGKMQIDMGPISLRELLADLETFMRPLSNQKNLYLELLLPATRDDITVNGNYQRLLQVLINLVGNAIKFTHEGGVTISAEVKPQKVEYKGKPWPGLVKISVADTGIGVSLEKQDRLFQSFSQVDGDRTRQYGGTGLGLAISQRLVEAMGGVVQFISMGEGLGSTVTFTALLYQKPVVIDKEPVYPAK; encoded by the coding sequence ATGCGATCGCGACGTTCCTTCCGTACTCTGGCCGCAGCCGGTGAGATGGCCCCAGGCGAACCTGTGTCGGCCTGGATGATGGTGCTTAGCCCCAGTGGCATAGTGGAGTCGATCCAAACCCTGGGCGCATCCGTATTACCGCCAGCGCTGACAGCTACCTGGGTCGGGCGATCGCTCGCCGAAGTTGTGGCCTTTACCACCCCCTATGCCCTGGGCCATGCCCTCAGCCGCTTGGCTACCCAAAGCGAACCTGTGCAATTGTCTGGTCGCTGCCCCTTGGGGTCCCACAGTCTTGATGTGCAGTGGGTGCTACAACCTCTGCTAGGGCTTGATGGCAAGCTGTTTCGCATTGCTGCTACGGGCTACCTGGCCGACCTCAACGGTCTGGCTGATAGTTTGTGGCTCCGGGCCGTGGCACCAGCTGCGGTAGCTCCAGAGTCAGCCTCGGAAATCTGTACCCAGCTTCAGACCTACTCGCCTCGGCTCAACCAAATCACCCGCAACGTACGCTGGACCCTGGACTTAGAAATCATTCGCCAGCAAACGGTGGAGGGACTGGGTGATTTGTTTGAGGTCGACCGCTGCTTGGTTTGTAGCTGTGCCGTCGCCCCCAATACGGCTCCCGAAGCCGTCACGGTCGCTGCTGAATATGTGAAATTTAACGATCTGCCGACCTGTCAGGGGCAGGTGTGGTTACTGGCCGAAACCCCCTGCCTGAGCGCCGCTGTCCAGGCTCCGGTGGGGGTGATACCACCTCGGCAACCAGCGGATCCGTCGATCGTGGCGGTGGCTACGCGTTACCAAAACACCATCAATGGGTTCATTGTGCTCCACGACCGGCCTACTCGGGTGTGGACAGAGGTAGAGCTAAATTTGTTGGTCGATCTGGCCGATCAGGTGGGAACTGCGATCGCCCATGCCACCCTATTCAGCGAAAGCCACGCCCTGGCCATTAAGCTCCAGCAGGCCAACGCCAGCCTGATGGAAAAACAGCGCGAGTTTCAAGAAGCCCGCCGCCAGGCCGAAGAAGCCCGCCAGCAGGCCGAAGAAGCCTCACGGCTAAAAAGCGAGTTCCTGGCCAACACCTCCCACGAGCTGCGCACTCCCCTCAACGGCATGATTGGCTTTCTCAAGCTGGTGCTTGACGGCATGGCCGACGACCCCGCCGAGCAGGAAGAGTTCATCGAAGAAGCTCACAAGTCAGCCATTCACCTGCTGCAACTAATTAACGATGTGCTCGACATCGCCAAGATTGAAGCCGGCAAAATGCAGATCGACATGGGGCCGATCAGCCTTAGGGAGCTGTTGGCGGATCTGGAAACCTTTATGCGCCCGCTCTCTAACCAAAAGAATCTATATCTAGAGCTTTTGCTGCCCGCCACCCGCGACGATATCACCGTCAACGGCAATTACCAACGCTTACTCCAGGTGCTGATTAATCTGGTGGGCAACGCCATTAAGTTCACCCATGAGGGCGGGGTTACCATCAGCGCCGAGGTGAAACCGCAAAAGGTCGAATATAAAGGTAAACCCTGGCCTGGCCTGGTCAAAATTAGTGTGGCCGACACCGGTATTGGTGTGTCGCTCGAAAAGCAAGACCGGCTGTTTCAAAGCTTTAGTCAGGTAGACGGCGATCGCACCCGCCAGTACGGCGGCACCGGCTTAGGCTTGGCCATTTCCCAGCGTTTGGTCGAGGCCATGGGCGGCGTGGTGCAGTTCATCAGCATGGGCGAAGGGCTGGGCTCGACAGTGACCTTTACCGCCCTGCTATATCAAAAACCGGTGGTGATCGACAAAGAACCCGTGTACCCGGCGAAGTAA
- a CDS encoding alpha-mannosidase, which yields MPPATVLPVTPPQILATCDRLRHLSLLDVRDTWHGCPESLAVPGAPTGDSWKTWPLAPLNDRHHIAWPQGKVPLVLHQRFTWPTDLNGYPLAGLTARLALRWWADQADILVNGVLVHTGDIFDCWTRIVLSDRLVPGESVEVSLRLLSPGHDAGALVQAELVFEAASDDGPEPGFVADELAVLATYLAQFDRDQLPTLASALDQIAWDAVGDRDRFDQSLMAVRSALMPYSSWLKQRTLHCLGHAHLDLAWLWPVADTWVAAEATFRSVLALQQDFPELTFSHSSPALFAWLEQHRPELFIALQQQVKAGRWAIDAGLWVEPDLNLPGGEAIARQILYGQRYCTEKFGTMSAIAWLPDSFGFSWQLPQFLSQGGIRYFATQKLRWNDTNAFPHDLFIWQGLDGSEITGVTLPPIGTDITPVEMAQYACQWETTTGLADALWLPGVGDHGGGPTRDMLLKAQRWAESPFFPTLRWGHAVPLFDALTRDPRADAPKLSPSHSSIALSAGEPNQSAPPSVPPTPPLPLHPSTPPLTHSPTHPPIYSSTPSPPLPTWRDELYLELHRGCYTTHGDQKQYNRRCEDQLFQAELFASIAAIYNLRPYPAAELETAWKRVLFNQFHDILPGSSIPEVFEQANEDWQLALAAGDRILQDSLGALAHWCPVPTPPHPQAVPVVVFNPLNWERSEVVAIALDPALDPTRWHAQSAEGQPLLTQAEQADTPSLLVYVPAVPSVGYRLIWLLPTEAAPPTPPPAEWILENEHLRVTLDPATGSIASLIHQTTGTETFQGCGNQFQAFQDRGQYWDAWNIAPDYQDHPLAPCQLKNIGWIEYGPVRQTLRVVHRLNQSTIIQDYCLDAGSSRLALHTQVDWHETQVVLKVAFPLTVSAPEATYEIPFGAIARSTTPATPQDNAKWEVPALRWADLSDGNFGVSILTDYKHGFDATPTQLRLTLLKAPIWPDPGCDRGLQTFSYAIYPHTQGWQQAKTVAAARNFNLPLLSWVIQPPPGAKNSLPAASFLDLGETTWVLSAFKQAESSDQHYILRGYESSGTETSLTLQGAMPMTVMGAVNLLEQPGEAQEWSTVAPWQIVSLALSVGPAQ from the coding sequence ATGCCCCCCGCCACCGTTCTCCCTGTAACCCCGCCGCAAATCTTAGCGACCTGCGATCGCCTTCGTCATCTCAGCCTGCTAGATGTGCGGGACACCTGGCATGGCTGCCCTGAGTCGCTAGCGGTGCCAGGTGCCCCCACTGGAGACAGCTGGAAAACCTGGCCCCTGGCTCCGCTCAACGATCGCCACCACATTGCCTGGCCCCAGGGTAAGGTACCCCTGGTGCTACACCAGCGGTTCACCTGGCCCACCGACCTGAATGGCTACCCCCTCGCCGGGCTGACGGCGAGGCTGGCGCTGCGCTGGTGGGCCGACCAGGCCGATATTTTGGTCAATGGGGTACTGGTGCACACGGGAGATATTTTCGACTGCTGGACCCGCATTGTGCTGAGCGATAGGCTGGTGCCCGGAGAATCGGTAGAGGTTTCGCTCCGGCTGCTCAGCCCCGGCCACGATGCCGGAGCCCTGGTGCAGGCAGAGCTGGTATTTGAAGCCGCTAGCGATGACGGCCCTGAGCCGGGGTTTGTCGCCGATGAACTGGCGGTGCTGGCCACCTACCTGGCCCAATTTGATCGAGATCAGTTGCCGACGTTGGCCTCGGCTCTCGACCAAATTGCCTGGGATGCGGTGGGCGATCGCGATCGCTTTGATCAGTCGCTAATGGCGGTGCGATCGGCGCTTATGCCCTACTCTTCCTGGCTCAAGCAGCGCACGCTTCACTGCCTGGGTCACGCCCATCTAGACCTGGCCTGGCTGTGGCCTGTGGCCGACACCTGGGTCGCCGCCGAGGCCACCTTTCGTTCGGTGCTGGCCCTGCAACAAGACTTTCCTGAGCTGACCTTTAGCCATTCTTCTCCAGCCCTGTTTGCCTGGTTAGAGCAGCACCGCCCCGAGCTATTTATCGCCCTTCAGCAGCAGGTGAAGGCAGGTCGCTGGGCGATCGACGCCGGGCTGTGGGTGGAGCCTGACTTAAACCTGCCGGGGGGTGAGGCGATCGCACGGCAGATTCTCTACGGCCAGCGCTACTGTACTGAGAAATTTGGCACCATGAGTGCGATCGCCTGGCTGCCCGACAGCTTTGGCTTCTCCTGGCAGCTGCCTCAGTTCCTGAGCCAGGGCGGCATTCGCTACTTTGCCACCCAAAAATTGCGCTGGAACGATACCAACGCCTTCCCCCACGACCTGTTTATCTGGCAGGGCCTAGACGGCAGCGAAATCACGGGCGTTACCCTGCCCCCCATTGGCACCGATATCACCCCGGTCGAGATGGCCCAGTACGCCTGCCAGTGGGAAACCACCACGGGGTTGGCCGATGCCCTTTGGCTGCCCGGTGTCGGCGACCACGGCGGTGGCCCCACCCGCGACATGCTGCTCAAAGCCCAGCGCTGGGCTGAGTCTCCCTTCTTTCCCACCCTGAGATGGGGCCATGCCGTGCCGCTGTTCGATGCGCTCACCCGCGATCCCAGAGCTGACGCCCCTAAGCTATCCCCATCCCATTCATCCATAGCCCTATCGGCAGGGGAACCAAATCAGTCTGCCCCTCCATCTGTCCCCCCTACTCCCCCACTCCCCCTCCACCCCTCCACCCCTCCACTCACCCACTCACCCACTCACCCACCCATCTACTCATCCACCCCCTCCCCTCCCCTCCCGACCTGGCGCGACGAACTCTACCTCGAACTCCACCGGGGCTGCTACACCACCCACGGCGACCAAAAGCAGTACAACCGCCGCTGCGAAGACCAGTTGTTTCAGGCCGAGCTGTTTGCCTCCATAGCGGCGATCTACAACCTGCGGCCCTACCCTGCTGCCGAGCTAGAAACCGCCTGGAAGCGGGTGCTGTTTAATCAGTTCCACGACATTTTGCCGGGGTCGTCGATCCCTGAGGTGTTTGAGCAGGCCAATGAGGACTGGCAGTTGGCGTTGGCGGCGGGCGATCGCATTTTGCAAGACTCCCTAGGGGCGCTGGCCCACTGGTGCCCAGTGCCCACCCCGCCCCACCCCCAAGCCGTGCCCGTAGTGGTATTTAACCCGCTGAACTGGGAGCGCAGCGAAGTGGTGGCGATCGCCCTTGACCCCGCCCTCGACCCCACCCGCTGGCATGCCCAATCTGCCGAGGGTCAACCCCTGCTCACCCAGGCCGAGCAGGCCGATACGCCGTCGCTGTTGGTCTACGTTCCGGCGGTGCCCTCGGTGGGCTATCGCCTGATTTGGCTGCTGCCGACGGAGGCCGCCCCGCCCACCCCACCCCCCGCCGAGTGGATTTTAGAGAATGAGCACCTGCGGGTCACCCTTGATCCGGCTACAGGCTCCATCGCCAGCCTAATTCACCAGACCACCGGCACCGAAACTTTCCAGGGCTGTGGAAATCAGTTCCAGGCCTTTCAAGACCGGGGCCAGTACTGGGATGCCTGGAACATCGCCCCCGATTACCAAGACCACCCGCTAGCGCCTTGCCAGCTCAAAAATATCGGCTGGATTGAGTACGGCCCGGTGCGCCAAACCCTGCGGGTGGTGCATCGCCTCAACCAGTCCACGATCATTCAAGACTACTGCCTCGATGCGGGGTCGTCCCGGTTGGCCCTTCACACCCAGGTCGATTGGCACGAAACCCAGGTGGTGTTAAAGGTGGCGTTTCCGCTGACGGTGTCGGCCCCTGAAGCTACCTACGAAATTCCCTTTGGGGCGATCGCCCGCTCGACCACCCCGGCCACTCCCCAAGACAACGCCAAGTGGGAGGTGCCCGCCCTGCGCTGGGCTGACCTGAGCGACGGCAACTTTGGCGTCAGCATTCTCACCGACTACAAGCACGGGTTTGATGCCACCCCCACCCAACTGCGGCTCACCCTGCTCAAAGCTCCCATCTGGCCCGATCCGGGCTGCGATCGCGGTCTTCAGACCTTTAGCTACGCCATTTACCCCCACACCCAGGGCTGGCAGCAGGCCAAAACCGTAGCCGCCGCCCGCAACTTCAACCTGCCCCTGCTGTCTTGGGTGATACAGCCGCCCCCAGGGGCTAAAAACAGCTTGCCTGCCGCCAGCTTTCTCGATTTAGGCGAGACCACCTGGGTGCTGTCAGCCTTCAAACAGGCAGAATCATCTGACCAGCACTATATTCTGCGCGGCTATGAAAGCAGCGGCACAGAAACCTCTTTAACGCTTCAGGGTGCTATGCCGATGACGGTGATGGGGGCTGTCAATCTGCTAGAGCAACCCGGTGAAGCGCAGGAATGGTCTACCGTTGCCCCCTGGCAGATTGTCAGTCTGGCGCTATCCGTTGGCCCAGCCCAGTAG
- the mrdA gene encoding penicillin-binding protein 2, translating into MALLQNLPQVPDTLRGRTVGRSFQAVFLLALVSVLLPAAFGLRLFQLQVVNGDRNRQLADTNRIRLVPKRPARGTIFDRNGEILAGSRLSHTVSIWPIALPRSEWPTVINRLSEVLNMPPDEIQSRLEQAGYESIESISIARGISPAQATALAEYTNELPGVRLEAEAVRNYPNGDLAAHIIGYTGELTDEQLAARREQGYRMGDVVGQMGAESAFESTLHGVWGGQQVEVDSSGRIISILGDKPAVAGQDVQLTIDIELQRAAEAALGDRKGAIVAMDPRNGAILAMASWPTYDPNIFTARISEAQWQQLQGIDKPFLNRAMQAFPPASTFKVVTTAAAIESGQYSPNTVLSTSAYIQVGGIRFGEWNRAGFGPLGFTGALSQSANTFFYQVGMRIGGPTLIEMTRRFGFGRKTGIEIGAEESAGLVPDDAWKRETLDTPWVPGDTINMSIGQGFMRATPLQVASMFAVVANDGYRVTPHLLKDNEEHRNWKESIELSDATLDVLRRGLRQAVASGTARALNVAYLPPVAGKTGTAEAPPGPSHAWFGGYAPLDNPEIVVVSFAENSGGGGGGTAAPMALKVLETYFGHEQETAE; encoded by the coding sequence ATGGCGCTACTTCAAAATTTACCCCAGGTGCCTGATACCCTGCGGGGACGAACGGTAGGGCGCAGCTTTCAGGCTGTGTTTTTGCTGGCGTTGGTATCGGTGCTGCTGCCCGCCGCCTTTGGGTTGCGGCTGTTTCAGCTCCAGGTCGTAAATGGCGATCGCAACCGCCAGCTAGCCGATACGAACCGCATTCGCCTCGTGCCCAAGCGCCCCGCTCGGGGCACAATTTTTGATCGCAACGGAGAAATTCTCGCCGGTAGCCGCCTATCGCACACGGTGTCTATTTGGCCCATTGCGCTGCCCCGCTCAGAGTGGCCAACGGTAATCAATCGGCTGTCGGAGGTGCTCAACATGCCCCCCGACGAAATTCAATCGCGCCTAGAGCAGGCGGGCTACGAGTCGATCGAGTCAATTTCCATTGCGCGGGGCATTAGCCCAGCCCAGGCCACCGCCCTAGCCGAGTACACCAACGAGCTGCCGGGGGTGCGCCTAGAAGCCGAGGCGGTGCGCAACTATCCCAACGGCGATCTGGCGGCCCACATCATTGGCTATACTGGCGAACTCACCGACGAGCAGTTGGCGGCTCGCCGGGAGCAGGGCTATCGCATGGGCGATGTAGTGGGCCAAATGGGGGCTGAGTCAGCCTTTGAAAGCACCCTCCACGGCGTTTGGGGGGGGCAACAGGTGGAGGTAGACAGCTCCGGTCGCATCATTAGCATCTTGGGCGATAAACCCGCCGTCGCCGGGCAAGACGTTCAGCTCACCATCGACATCGAACTTCAGCGGGCAGCAGAGGCCGCCTTGGGCGATCGCAAGGGCGCGATCGTCGCTATGGATCCGCGCAATGGCGCTATTCTGGCGATGGCTAGCTGGCCCACCTACGACCCCAATATTTTTACCGCCCGCATCAGCGAGGCCCAGTGGCAACAGCTACAGGGAATCGACAAGCCGTTTCTAAACCGAGCGATGCAGGCCTTTCCGCCCGCCAGCACCTTTAAAGTTGTCACCACAGCGGCAGCCATTGAGTCGGGCCAGTACTCACCGAATACGGTGCTATCGACCTCAGCCTATATTCAGGTGGGCGGCATTCGGTTTGGCGAGTGGAACCGAGCCGGCTTTGGCCCCCTAGGGTTTACCGGAGCTCTGTCCCAGAGTGCCAATACCTTTTTCTACCAGGTGGGGATGCGCATCGGTGGTCCTACCCTGATCGAAATGACCCGTCGCTTTGGCTTTGGCCGCAAAACCGGCATTGAAATCGGTGCTGAAGAAAGCGCTGGTCTGGTACCCGACGACGCCTGGAAACGCGAAACCCTAGATACCCCCTGGGTACCCGGAGATACCATTAATATGTCCATCGGCCAGGGGTTTATGAGGGCGACACCGCTACAGGTAGCGAGTATGTTTGCGGTCGTGGCCAACGACGGCTACCGGGTCACGCCACACTTGCTGAAAGACAATGAAGAGCACCGCAACTGGAAAGAATCGATAGAACTGAGCGATGCCACCCTTGACGTGTTGCGTCGGGGGCTGCGTCAGGCGGTGGCCAGCGGCACTGCTCGGGCGCTAAACGTAGCTTACCTTCCTCCCGTGGCGGGCAAAACCGGTACCGCCGAGGCACCGCCAGGGCCATCTCACGCTTGGTTTGGAGGCTACGCCCCGCTAGACAACCCCGAAATCGTGGTCGTGAGCTTCGCTGAAAACAGCGGTGGCGGCGGCGGTGGGACAGCCGCTCCGATGGCGCTCAAGGTGCTAGAAACCTACTTTGGCCACGAGCAAGAGACGGCTGAATAG